Proteins encoded together in one Catellatospora citrea window:
- a CDS encoding non-ribosomal peptide synthetase, with protein MPSVDTPFRSHATDRWAGRHAVVAGDVALSYAELQDRVGALAAVLRRHGVGPEVPVACALGRTASVPVAMLAVWQAGGCYVPLDPHAPAARTRHILTDCRPAVLVTDTEAQVDPDGSVAVVVMLDRTGRVAGQSAPAPADVAPPRALDLAYMIYTSGSTGVPKGVLVEHASLAALAEQHERVLYRELEPPVRRVAVNNPFATDSSMSELVHLAFGRTLYVVDTPTRQNPDLLAGFITRHGIEVLDATPTQVRMLIMAGHVDVLRTLRVLIVGGEAVDQGLWTTLRGLHGVRVHNLYGPTECTVDVTHADVHARQAPTIGRPLPGCGIHLLDEAMEQVPEGAVGEICVSGPQVARGYLNVPDSVAARFTTFTPPGRGEPVRIYRTGDRARWAADGNLEYLGRVDDQVKVSGFRVELGEVEAALRRCPGVRDATVALDHTDLGGVLRAFVVLSSGSTPADVENALGEHLPAALVPVVTAVPRIPLGPSGKADRQALLAGELEVPATDLPDLPDPELVRAVWCELLQVAQVADGDDFFALGGDSIRATLMTLRVRQRLARDVPAATVFKHPTFGGYCAQVLAAR; from the coding sequence ATGCCTTCCGTCGACACGCCGTTCCGAAGCCATGCGACGGACCGCTGGGCCGGCCGGCACGCGGTCGTGGCAGGTGACGTCGCGCTGAGCTACGCGGAGCTCCAGGATCGGGTCGGCGCGCTGGCCGCGGTGCTGCGCCGGCACGGGGTCGGCCCCGAGGTGCCGGTCGCCTGCGCGCTGGGCCGCACGGCATCGGTACCGGTCGCGATGCTTGCCGTCTGGCAGGCCGGCGGCTGCTACGTGCCGTTGGACCCGCACGCCCCGGCCGCGCGGACGCGACACATCCTGACCGACTGCCGACCCGCGGTGCTGGTGACCGATACCGAGGCGCAGGTCGACCCGGACGGCAGCGTGGCGGTGGTCGTCATGCTCGACCGCACCGGCAGGGTGGCCGGCCAGTCGGCGCCGGCGCCGGCCGACGTCGCACCGCCTCGTGCGCTCGACCTCGCCTACATGATCTACACGTCGGGCTCGACGGGTGTTCCCAAGGGAGTTCTCGTCGAGCACGCCAGCCTGGCCGCGCTTGCCGAACAGCATGAACGGGTTCTGTACCGGGAGCTGGAGCCACCGGTGCGCAGGGTGGCGGTGAACAACCCGTTCGCGACCGACTCGTCCATGTCGGAGCTCGTGCACCTGGCCTTCGGCCGCACCCTGTACGTCGTGGACACCCCGACGCGGCAGAACCCCGATCTGCTGGCGGGCTTCATCACCCGGCACGGCATCGAGGTGCTGGACGCGACACCGACACAGGTCCGGATGCTGATCATGGCGGGTCATGTCGACGTGCTCCGGACGCTGCGGGTCCTCATCGTCGGCGGCGAGGCCGTCGACCAGGGTCTGTGGACCACGTTGCGCGGACTGCACGGGGTGAGGGTCCACAACCTCTACGGCCCGACGGAGTGCACCGTGGACGTGACGCACGCCGACGTGCACGCCCGGCAGGCGCCCACCATCGGGCGACCGCTGCCCGGCTGCGGCATACACCTGCTCGATGAAGCCATGGAGCAGGTGCCCGAGGGCGCGGTCGGCGAGATCTGTGTGTCCGGACCGCAGGTCGCCCGTGGATACCTGAACGTGCCCGACAGCGTCGCCGCGAGGTTCACCACCTTCACGCCGCCGGGCCGGGGCGAGCCGGTGCGGATCTACCGCACCGGCGACCGGGCCCGCTGGGCTGCCGACGGCAACCTCGAGTATCTGGGCCGGGTCGACGACCAGGTCAAGGTCAGCGGTTTCCGGGTCGAGCTCGGCGAGGTGGAGGCCGCGCTCCGGCGCTGCCCCGGTGTGCGCGATGCGACCGTGGCCCTGGACCACACCGACCTCGGCGGCGTACTGCGTGCGTTCGTGGTCCTGTCGTCGGGCAGCACACCAGCCGATGTGGAGAACGCCCTCGGTGAGCACCTGCCGGCTGCCCTGGTGCCGGTCGTGACCGCCGTGCCGCGGATACCCCTTGGCCCGAGTGGAAAGGCCGACCGTCAGGCGCTGCTCGCGGGGGAGCTGGAGGTCCCGGCGACGGACCTGCCGGACCTGCCCGATCCTGAGCTGGTCCGGGCGGTGTGGTGCGAGCTGCTGCAGGTGGCGCAGGTGGCCGACGGGGACGACTTCTTCGCGCTCGGTGGCGACTCGATCAGGGCGACGCTGATGACGTTGCGGGTCCGGCAACGACTGGCTCGTGACGTCCCGGCCGCGACGGTGTTCAAGCACCCGACGTTCGGCGGCTATTGCGCCCAGGTGTTGGCCGCCCGGTGA
- a CDS encoding nuclear transport factor 2 family protein, protein MNHTTETWPAVTDYYRYVDAGDINALVDLFSKDAVYHRPGFPPIVGHDGLLRFYASGRVIAHGRHQLHQIVADGSRIAVNGTFDGVLKDHTCVSLAFADFFTLAGDGRFQERRTFFGVPAV, encoded by the coding sequence ATGAACCACACCACAGAGACCTGGCCCGCCGTCACCGACTACTACCGCTACGTCGATGCAGGCGACATCAACGCGCTCGTCGACCTGTTCAGCAAGGACGCGGTCTACCACCGGCCAGGCTTCCCGCCCATCGTCGGCCACGACGGTCTACTGCGCTTCTACGCCTCCGGCCGGGTCATCGCCCACGGCCGCCATCAGCTGCACCAGATCGTCGCCGACGGATCCCGGATCGCCGTGAACGGCACCTTCGACGGCGTGCTCAAAGACCACACCTGCGTCTCGCTGGCCTTCGCGGACTTCTTCACCCTCGCCGGCGACGGACGCTTCCAAGAACGCCGGACGTTCTTCGGCGTGCCCGCGGTCTGA